The proteins below are encoded in one region of Scomber japonicus isolate fScoJap1 chromosome 2, fScoJap1.pri, whole genome shotgun sequence:
- the cplx2a gene encoding complexin 2, like — MNFVMKAAMGGGPPDVGKMLGGEEKEEDPDAAKKEEERQEALRQQEEERKDKYAKMEAERESMRQGIRDKYGLKKREEAEAEAAAAAEETVAGSLTRPKKAVPAGCGDEEEEESIMDTVMKYLPGPLQDMLKK, encoded by the exons ATGAATTTTGTAATGAAAGCTGCGATGGGAG GAGGCCCTCCTGATGTCGGCAAGATGCTGGgtggggaggagaaggaggaggacccTGACGCAgcgaagaaggaggaagagcgACAGGAGGCGCTgaggcagcaggaggaggagaggaaggacaaatatGCCAAGATGGAGGCTGAGAGGGAAAGTATGAGACAAGGCATCAGGGATAAG TATGGCTTGAAAAAGCGAGAGGAGGCTGAAGCCGAGgcagcagctgctgcagaggaGACTGTAGCTGGCAGCTTGACTCGACCCAAGAAAGCTGTGCCAGCCGGCTGTGGTgacgaagaggaagaggaaagcaTCATGGACACAGTGATGAAATACCTGCCAGGTCCGCTGCAAGACATGCTAAAGAAGTAG